Proteins from one Chitinophaga oryzae genomic window:
- the nuoC gene encoding NADH-quinone oxidoreductase subunit C/D, whose translation MPESIVAELSSRFGEDTIKPLTTRDETPTLRTPQEKIVAILQYLKSEIKMPFRMLYDLTAIDERAYKKEQNGHKPYDFTLVYTLFSFDRNQFLRLKVGLHGEFPSQDTITHLWPAANWYEREVYDMFGIRFNGHPHLQRILMPRTWQGHPLRKEHPARATEMGPFKLFDEKVDQEQHALQFSPEEWGLKRHSDDADFMFLNIGPQHPGTHGVLRIILQLDGENIIDAVPDIGFHHRGAEKMGERQSWHTYIPYTDRIDYLGGVNNNLAYLLAVEKLAGIEVPLRAQVIRIMLCELFRIASHLVWYGTFAQDLGQLSPVFYMFTDRERVFEIIEAICGGRMHPNWFRIGGVAQDLPKGWDTLVRNFVDYFPRKLREYDKMVMKNYLFKVRTKGIGIYTLEEAIEWGVTGPGLRACGLEWDLRKKRPYGGYENFAFEIPVAHNGDCYDRAVVRVEEMRQSLRIVQQCLEYMPAGDFKSHHPLATPPVKQHTMHDIETLIHHFLNVSWGPVIPPGEAMVCTEATKGWNSYYLVSDGNTGSYRTRIRTPSFPHMQMIPLISKGYTVADLLSILGGMDYVLADIDR comes from the coding sequence ATGCCAGAGAGCATTGTAGCGGAATTAAGCTCCCGTTTCGGCGAAGATACCATCAAGCCGCTAACCACACGGGATGAGACGCCCACCCTCAGGACGCCACAGGAGAAGATTGTGGCCATACTACAATACCTTAAGTCGGAAATAAAAATGCCTTTTCGTATGCTCTATGACCTTACGGCCATCGATGAGCGTGCGTACAAAAAAGAGCAGAACGGCCACAAGCCCTACGATTTCACACTGGTATACACGCTCTTCTCCTTCGACAGAAATCAGTTTCTGCGCCTGAAAGTCGGCCTCCACGGCGAATTCCCTTCCCAGGACACCATCACCCACCTATGGCCTGCCGCCAACTGGTATGAAAGGGAAGTGTACGACATGTTTGGCATCCGGTTCAATGGCCATCCCCATCTGCAACGTATCCTGATGCCCCGCACCTGGCAGGGCCACCCCCTCCGCAAAGAGCATCCCGCCCGTGCTACCGAAATGGGACCTTTCAAACTTTTCGATGAAAAAGTGGACCAGGAACAGCACGCACTGCAGTTCAGCCCCGAAGAATGGGGACTGAAGCGGCACAGCGACGACGCCGACTTTATGTTCCTCAATATCGGCCCTCAGCACCCCGGCACACATGGCGTATTACGTATCATCCTGCAGCTGGACGGTGAAAATATCATCGACGCGGTACCCGATATCGGCTTCCACCACCGCGGCGCCGAAAAAATGGGCGAACGGCAGTCCTGGCATACCTATATCCCTTATACCGACCGTATTGACTATCTCGGCGGGGTCAACAACAACCTCGCTTACCTGCTGGCCGTGGAAAAACTCGCCGGCATCGAAGTGCCGCTGCGCGCCCAGGTGATCCGTATTATGCTCTGCGAACTGTTCCGTATCGCCAGCCACCTTGTATGGTATGGCACCTTTGCCCAGGACCTCGGCCAGCTGTCGCCTGTATTCTACATGTTCACCGACAGGGAACGGGTATTCGAGATCATCGAAGCCATTTGCGGCGGCCGCATGCATCCCAACTGGTTCCGCATAGGAGGCGTAGCACAGGACCTGCCCAAAGGCTGGGACACGCTGGTCAGAAATTTTGTGGACTACTTCCCGCGCAAACTGCGGGAGTACGACAAAATGGTCATGAAAAACTACCTGTTTAAAGTACGCACTAAAGGTATTGGTATCTATACGCTCGAAGAAGCCATAGAGTGGGGCGTTACAGGACCGGGGCTGCGCGCCTGCGGCCTCGAATGGGACCTGCGCAAGAAAAGACCCTATGGCGGCTACGAAAACTTCGCTTTCGAGATCCCGGTCGCTCACAATGGTGATTGTTACGACCGCGCGGTAGTACGGGTGGAAGAAATGAGGCAGAGCCTCCGCATTGTACAGCAGTGCCTGGAATATATGCCTGCCGGCGATTTTAAATCGCACCACCCGTTGGCTACCCCGCCGGTGAAACAACATACCATGCACGACATCGAAACACTCATACACCATTTCCTCAACGTCAGCTGGGGACCGGTCATCCCGCCGGGCGAAGCCATGGTATGCACCGAAGCCACCAAAGGCTGGAACAGCTATTATCTCGTCAGCGACGGAAATACCGGTTCCTACCGCACCCGTATCCGCACGCCGTCATTCCCTCATATGCAGATGATACCGCTCATCAGTAAAGGGTATACCGTGGCCGACCTGCTGTCGATACTGGGAGGGATGGACTATGTGCTGGCGGATATAGACCGGTGA
- the nuoE gene encoding NADH-quinone oxidoreductase subunit NuoE: MLSAIEIEKISHELRHVPVKKAACIEALKIVQQERRWVSDESVADIAAMLEMSAAEVDSVATFYNLIFRKPVGRHIILLCDSISCYVMGYTALRQRLHEILLIGYGQTTADERFTLLPNACLGTCDHAPALMIDEDLYRDLQPEDLEQILEKYH, encoded by the coding sequence ATGTTGTCCGCCATCGAAATAGAGAAAATCTCACACGAGCTCCGGCATGTACCGGTGAAGAAGGCTGCCTGCATCGAAGCGCTCAAAATAGTGCAGCAGGAGCGGCGCTGGGTATCTGACGAAAGTGTGGCCGATATCGCTGCGATGCTGGAGATGAGCGCCGCGGAGGTGGACAGCGTGGCGACTTTTTACAATCTCATCTTCCGCAAACCGGTAGGCCGGCACATCATCCTGCTGTGCGACAGTATCAGCTGCTACGTGATGGGATATACGGCGCTACGGCAGCGGTTGCACGAAATACTGCTGATCGGCTACGGACAGACAACGGCCGACGAACGGTTTACCCTGCTGCCCAACGCCTGCCTCGGCACCTGCGATCACGCGCCGGCACTGATGATAGACGAAGACTTATACCGGGACCTCCAACCGGAAGATCTCGAACAAATACTGGAAAAATATCATTAA
- the nuoF gene encoding NADH-quinone oxidoreductase subunit NuoF, producing MERPLTQHIPDNGAALHLREYEAVGGYSALRKALRDMEPAQVSTLVKEANLKGRGGAGFATGMKWSFVPMNVPGPKYLIANADEMEPGTFKDRWLLEGNPHQLLEGMILASYAIQATDAFVFLRWAYKDAAREMRRAIADAYTAGYLGKNILGSAFSLEMQLHTGVGRYMCGEETALLNSLEGKRATPRAKPPFPQVSGLFGKPTIVNNVETLSWISHIVNNGEAWFKSLSYTADGGTKIYGVSGRVNKPGAWELPMGITMRELLEEHAGGMRNGYRFRGALPGGASTDFLTDAHLDVKMDFAGVAAAGSRLGTGTMVVLDDRTCPVGFVHNLEHFFAQESCGFCTPCREGLPWTEKILWSLENGTGEPSDLELLERHARLLGPGNTFCALAPGAMEPLQSALKYFREDFEQHIKEKKCPYAHHQH from the coding sequence ATGGAAAGACCACTCACACAACATATTCCTGATAACGGCGCTGCCCTGCATCTCCGGGAGTACGAAGCCGTGGGTGGTTATTCCGCCCTGCGTAAAGCATTGCGGGATATGGAACCGGCGCAGGTCAGCACGCTGGTCAAAGAGGCCAACCTCAAAGGCCGCGGCGGCGCCGGTTTTGCTACCGGGATGAAATGGAGCTTTGTGCCCATGAATGTGCCCGGCCCGAAATACCTGATCGCCAACGCAGACGAAATGGAGCCAGGTACCTTTAAAGACCGCTGGCTGCTGGAGGGCAACCCCCACCAGCTGCTGGAAGGCATGATCCTGGCATCTTATGCCATCCAGGCTACCGACGCTTTCGTTTTCCTCCGCTGGGCTTATAAAGATGCAGCCCGCGAAATGCGCCGGGCTATCGCCGACGCCTATACGGCAGGGTACCTGGGAAAAAATATCCTCGGCAGCGCTTTCAGCCTCGAGATGCAGCTGCACACCGGTGTGGGCAGATATATGTGCGGTGAAGAAACCGCCCTGCTCAACTCACTGGAAGGCAAACGCGCCACCCCCCGCGCCAAGCCGCCGTTTCCGCAGGTAAGCGGACTGTTTGGAAAACCTACCATCGTCAACAATGTTGAAACCCTCAGCTGGATTTCCCACATCGTCAATAACGGCGAAGCGTGGTTTAAATCCCTGAGTTATACCGCCGACGGGGGTACGAAAATTTATGGCGTCAGTGGCAGGGTCAATAAGCCCGGTGCATGGGAGCTGCCAATGGGTATTACTATGCGCGAACTGTTGGAAGAACATGCAGGCGGTATGCGGAACGGCTACCGCTTCCGTGGGGCCCTGCCCGGTGGCGCATCCACTGATTTTCTGACGGATGCCCATCTGGATGTGAAAATGGATTTCGCCGGCGTGGCTGCCGCAGGCAGCAGGCTGGGTACCGGCACGATGGTCGTGCTCGACGATCGCACGTGCCCCGTCGGCTTTGTACATAACCTCGAACATTTTTTCGCACAGGAGTCGTGCGGCTTCTGTACACCTTGCCGGGAGGGACTGCCCTGGACGGAAAAAATATTATGGTCGCTGGAAAACGGTACCGGTGAGCCATCGGATCTGGAACTGCTGGAAAGGCATGCCAGACTGCTGGGGCCCGGCAACACCTTCTGCGCCCTTGCGCCGGGGGCCATGGAGCCCCTGCAGAGTGCCCTGAAGTACTTCAGGGAGGATTTCGAACAACATATCAAAGAAAAAAAATGCCCGTATGCCCATCATCAACATTGA
- the nuoG gene encoding NADH-quinone oxidoreductase subunit NuoG: MPIINIDNIPYEVKEGKNLLEACLSLGLNLPYFCWHPALGSVGACRQCAVKIFKDEQDTRGRLMMACMEPVREGMRLSVNDSDAVAFRGHVIGWLMTNHPHDCAVCDEGGSCHLQDMTVMTGHVYRDYHFSKRTYRNQQLGPFINHEMNRCIQCYRCVRFYKDFAGGKDLDVFAAHNHVYFGRQQDGTLESEFSGNLVEVCPTGVFTDKTLKQHYTRKWDLTTAPSICQGCGLGCNIIAGERYGSLRQITNRYNGAVNGYFLCDRGRYGYEFVNSKDRIREPLVVHSPDDRANGLPVLQHVRNRMKPGKVIGIGSPRASVESNYVLKELVGADNFYIGIGETEHELVRLMLELLQEGPVRSASMQEAAAADAVVILGEDLTNTAPMLALSVRQAIRRMPVDHAISNIHMPAWQDAAVREAVQDDKGPLFILNVVETKLDELATGAYHTAPDNIARIAFAVSHLLDGTLPEVTGMSEEGRQAAATIAAALRGAKRPLVIAGYGGGSEQVIRAAANLAWALKQQGADAMLSFTVPECNSMGLEMLGGHRLESAVDAVLNGNAETVLILENDLYRRLDLHTANQFFNHCREVIVLDHLHNPTTERANIVLPAGTFAEADGTLVNNEGRAQRFLQVFNPQGAIQESWRWLLQLADVCGHTFLRSLLHYDDLLRAIAARYPVFSGIDTITPPADFRIAGQKIPREPHRYSGRTAMLANVNVSEPKPAEDADTALSFTMEGYRGEPPSSVIPFFWAPGWNSVQSVNKYQVETGGPLHGGNPGKRLLEPNVNGQTKFYTNIPDPFIPVGGHLLLVPLYHIFGSEELSIHTPGIAQRMPAPYIMLHSEDAHRFQVAAGHLLYFMDNGHQYALPVVINDTLQKGAAGIPVGLPHMQVAEAPQLVKI; this comes from the coding sequence ATGCCCATCATCAACATTGATAATATCCCATATGAGGTGAAGGAAGGCAAAAACCTGCTGGAAGCATGTTTGTCGCTCGGCCTCAACCTGCCGTACTTCTGCTGGCACCCGGCCCTCGGATCGGTAGGGGCCTGCCGCCAGTGCGCTGTCAAAATCTTTAAAGATGAACAGGATACCCGTGGCAGGCTGATGATGGCCTGCATGGAGCCGGTGAGAGAGGGTATGCGTTTATCCGTCAACGATAGTGACGCGGTCGCTTTCCGGGGTCATGTGATCGGCTGGCTCATGACCAACCATCCGCATGACTGCGCCGTATGCGACGAAGGTGGCTCCTGTCACCTGCAGGATATGACGGTAATGACCGGCCACGTATACCGTGACTACCATTTCTCCAAAAGGACGTACCGCAATCAGCAACTGGGACCTTTTATCAACCACGAAATGAACCGCTGCATCCAGTGCTATCGCTGCGTACGGTTCTATAAGGACTTTGCCGGCGGTAAAGACCTTGATGTTTTTGCTGCGCATAACCACGTTTATTTTGGCCGTCAGCAGGACGGTACGCTGGAAAGTGAGTTCAGCGGCAACCTGGTGGAAGTATGCCCTACCGGCGTATTCACCGATAAAACACTCAAACAGCATTATACCCGCAAGTGGGACCTGACCACGGCGCCATCCATCTGCCAGGGATGCGGCCTTGGTTGCAATATCATTGCGGGCGAACGTTACGGCTCCCTGCGGCAGATCACCAACCGCTACAACGGGGCGGTGAACGGTTATTTCCTTTGTGACCGTGGCCGTTATGGTTATGAGTTCGTCAACAGTAAAGACCGTATCCGTGAGCCGCTGGTGGTTCATTCACCGGACGACAGGGCCAACGGGCTGCCGGTGCTGCAACATGTGCGGAACCGAATGAAGCCGGGTAAGGTGATCGGCATCGGTTCCCCGCGGGCCTCTGTGGAATCCAACTATGTGCTGAAGGAACTGGTAGGAGCGGACAATTTTTATATCGGTATCGGGGAGACGGAACATGAGCTGGTCCGCCTGATGCTGGAACTGCTGCAGGAAGGCCCGGTACGGTCAGCCTCCATGCAGGAAGCCGCTGCCGCTGACGCGGTGGTGATCCTGGGCGAAGACCTCACCAATACGGCCCCTATGCTGGCGCTCTCTGTACGCCAGGCCATCCGGCGTATGCCGGTGGACCATGCCATCAGCAATATCCATATGCCTGCCTGGCAGGATGCGGCCGTGCGGGAGGCGGTACAGGACGACAAAGGGCCGCTCTTTATCCTGAACGTGGTGGAAACCAAACTGGACGAACTGGCTACCGGCGCCTATCATACCGCGCCTGATAATATTGCGCGTATAGCCTTTGCTGTTAGTCATCTGTTGGACGGTACCTTACCGGAAGTAACCGGCATGTCGGAAGAAGGGAGACAGGCGGCTGCTACCATCGCTGCTGCGCTCAGGGGGGCGAAGCGGCCGCTGGTAATAGCCGGCTATGGGGGCGGTAGCGAACAGGTGATCAGGGCTGCGGCCAACCTGGCCTGGGCCCTGAAACAGCAAGGCGCTGACGCCATGCTCTCTTTTACCGTACCGGAATGCAACAGCATGGGCCTCGAAATGCTGGGCGGCCATCGCCTGGAATCAGCGGTAGATGCAGTACTCAACGGTAACGCAGAGACAGTGCTGATACTGGAAAATGACCTGTACCGCCGGCTGGACCTGCATACGGCCAACCAGTTCTTCAACCACTGCAGAGAAGTGATCGTGCTCGATCATCTGCATAATCCTACTACCGAAAGAGCCAATATCGTACTGCCCGCCGGTACTTTTGCAGAGGCGGACGGCACGCTGGTCAACAATGAAGGCCGTGCACAGCGCTTCCTGCAGGTGTTTAACCCGCAGGGCGCCATACAGGAAAGCTGGCGCTGGCTGTTGCAGCTGGCGGACGTGTGCGGGCATACCTTCCTTCGCTCCCTGCTGCACTATGACGATCTGCTTAGGGCCATCGCAGCCCGATATCCGGTATTTTCCGGCATCGATACCATCACGCCGCCGGCAGATTTCCGCATCGCCGGTCAGAAGATACCCAGGGAGCCGCACCGTTACAGCGGGCGTACCGCCATGCTGGCCAATGTGAACGTCAGCGAACCCAAACCCGCGGAAGATGCTGACACCGCCCTGTCTTTCACCATGGAAGGATACCGGGGCGAACCACCTTCCTCCGTGATCCCCTTCTTCTGGGCGCCGGGCTGGAACTCGGTGCAGTCGGTCAACAAATACCAGGTAGAAACAGGCGGCCCCCTGCACGGCGGCAACCCCGGCAAACGCCTGCTGGAACCTAACGTAAACGGTCAAACGAAATTTTATACCAACATACCCGATCCTTTCATCCCGGTAGGGGGCCATCTGCTGCTGGTGCCGCTCTACCACATTTTCGGATCGGAAGAACTGAGCATTCATACGCCGGGCATCGCCCAGCGGATGCCTGCTCCCTATATTATGCTGCACAGCGAAGACGCGCATCGTTTTCAGGTGGCGGCAGGACATCTGCTTTATTTTATGGATAACGGACACCAGTACGCGCTGCCGGTCGTGATCAACGACACCCTGCAGAAAGGAGCCGCCGGCATCCCGGTAGGGCTGCCGCATATGCAGGTGGCGGAAGCGCCGCAGCTGGTTAAAATTTAA
- the nuoH gene encoding NADH-quinone oxidoreductase subunit NuoH: protein MINAWWIIGGVLFVLLNTAAGLIWLERRMLALWQDRYGPNRAGPFGLFIVLADTLKLFFKEDWIPPFADKVVFVFAPAVVVASVLMSFVIVPFAPNIVVADLNIGILFFLAMSSLGVYSIVLGGWASNNKYALLGAMRGASQMISYEVFMGLALMGVVVLSGSFNLQQIVEAQRTVWFIVPQLLGFLIFMVAGIAETHRLPFDIPEAESELVAGFHSEYSGMKFGMFFIGEYLGVTLISAMVVTLYFGGWLGPAFLPPVVWFAIKTFAFISLFILLRASMPRPRYDQLMEYGWKVLFPLSLLNLWVTAAIKLWLISK from the coding sequence ATGATAAACGCCTGGTGGATTATCGGAGGAGTACTCTTCGTACTGTTAAATACAGCCGCAGGACTGATATGGCTGGAACGCAGGATGCTGGCCCTGTGGCAGGACCGCTACGGCCCTAACAGGGCGGGGCCCTTCGGCCTGTTTATCGTATTGGCAGACACGCTGAAGCTGTTCTTTAAAGAAGACTGGATCCCTCCGTTTGCCGATAAAGTGGTGTTTGTATTTGCGCCGGCCGTAGTGGTGGCCAGTGTATTGATGAGTTTTGTGATCGTGCCGTTTGCCCCCAATATTGTGGTGGCGGACCTTAATATCGGCATTCTCTTTTTCCTCGCCATGTCGTCGCTAGGCGTGTACAGCATCGTGCTGGGCGGCTGGGCTTCCAACAACAAATACGCCCTGCTGGGCGCCATGCGTGGCGCTTCGCAGATGATCAGCTATGAAGTGTTCATGGGACTGGCGCTCATGGGCGTAGTGGTGCTCAGCGGCAGTTTTAACCTGCAGCAGATCGTGGAGGCGCAGCGTACGGTATGGTTCATCGTCCCGCAACTGCTGGGGTTCCTCATTTTTATGGTAGCGGGTATTGCCGAAACACACCGGCTGCCGTTTGATATTCCCGAAGCGGAAAGTGAGCTGGTGGCGGGCTTTCACTCAGAATATTCCGGGATGAAATTCGGGATGTTTTTCATCGGTGAATACCTGGGCGTGACACTTATCTCCGCCATGGTGGTAACGCTCTACTTCGGAGGCTGGCTCGGCCCCGCCTTCCTGCCGCCAGTGGTGTGGTTTGCCATTAAAACGTTTGCTTTCATCTCCCTGTTCATCCTGCTGCGGGCATCCATGCCACGGCCGCGGTATGACCAGCTGATGGAATACGGATGGAAAGTGTTGTTTCCGTTATCGTTGCTCAACCTGTGGGTGACGGCAGCGATCAAGCTCTGGTTAATATCCAAATAA
- the nuoI gene encoding NADH-quinone oxidoreductase subunit NuoI, producing the protein MFSLLRSMWLVFLHMFHKRDTYQYPEQKAPLPARWRGRIALTRDPDGEERCVGCYLCAAACPVDCISLQATEDEHGRRYPEFFRINFSRCIFCGFCEEACPTYAIQLLPDFEMAEYNRQNLVYEKHDLLIPGQGKYPGYNYYKVAGLAIKNKDKGEAEQEEPPVDIKSLLP; encoded by the coding sequence ATGTTTAGTCTATTGCGCAGTATGTGGCTCGTGTTTCTGCATATGTTCCATAAGCGGGACACTTACCAGTATCCCGAACAGAAGGCGCCGCTGCCGGCGCGGTGGAGAGGGCGTATCGCTCTCACACGGGACCCTGACGGTGAAGAACGTTGTGTTGGCTGTTATCTCTGCGCAGCCGCCTGTCCGGTGGACTGCATCTCTTTACAAGCCACGGAAGATGAACACGGGCGCCGCTACCCGGAATTTTTCCGGATCAATTTTTCCCGCTGCATCTTCTGCGGGTTCTGTGAAGAGGCTTGCCCTACCTACGCTATACAGCTGCTACCTGATTTTGAAATGGCGGAATATAATCGTCAGAACCTGGTATATGAAAAGCATGACCTGCTGATACCGGGCCAGGGCAAGTACCCTGGATACAACTATTACAAGGTCGCCGGTTTGGCTATTAAGAACAAAGACAAAGGAGAAGCGGAACAGGAAGAACCACCGGTAGATATCAAAAGCCTGTTACCATAA
- the nuoJ gene encoding NADH-quinone oxidoreductase subunit J, protein MDIAFIVAALIAVAATVRVVTCYNIMHALLYLVVSLLAVSVVLYTYGAPFMAVLEIIIYAGAIMVLIIFFVMMLNLGLETAEHEKAWLRPRIWIVPGVFCLVLLGELLYLIVQNKQPAAGIQVVPPKQVGMALFGPYLIAVELTGILLMAGIVGAYHLGRQHKKTLHRFLENNLNT, encoded by the coding sequence ATGGACATCGCATTTATCGTAGCGGCATTAATAGCCGTGGCGGCTACGGTGAGGGTCGTCACCTGCTATAATATCATGCACGCGTTGTTATATCTCGTGGTATCGCTGCTGGCGGTGTCGGTGGTATTATATACGTATGGTGCGCCGTTTATGGCAGTGCTGGAGATCATCATTTATGCCGGCGCTATCATGGTGCTCATTATCTTTTTTGTAATGATGCTGAACCTCGGGCTGGAAACCGCCGAGCACGAGAAAGCCTGGCTACGGCCACGGATATGGATTGTGCCGGGGGTGTTTTGCCTCGTGCTGCTGGGGGAACTGCTGTACCTGATCGTGCAGAACAAACAGCCAGCCGCAGGTATACAGGTGGTGCCACCCAAACAGGTAGGCATGGCCTTGTTCGGCCCTTACCTGATAGCTGTGGAACTGACGGGCATTCTGTTGATGGCCGGCATAGTGGGAGCTTATCATCTCGGACGGCAACATAAGAAAACCTTACATCGATTTCTTGAAAATAATCTGAACACATGA
- the nuoK gene encoding NADH-quinone oxidoreductase subunit NuoK, protein MNLHPTTAGLLLAGILFVLGLISVLIRRNIIFMLLSVEIMLNAAGLAFVVAASHWGQADGQVMFMFILAMAAAEVSVGLALILQLYHQLRTLDSDEASRMNG, encoded by the coding sequence ATGAACCTGCATCCTACAACAGCGGGCCTGTTACTGGCCGGTATCCTGTTTGTGCTGGGGCTGATCAGCGTATTGATCCGGCGCAATATCATCTTTATGTTGCTGTCAGTGGAGATCATGCTCAACGCAGCCGGACTCGCTTTTGTGGTGGCCGCTTCCCACTGGGGGCAGGCCGACGGGCAGGTGATGTTTATGTTCATCCTCGCGATGGCTGCTGCGGAAGTGTCGGTGGGGCTGGCGCTGATATTACAGTTATATCATCAGCTCCGCACGCTGGATAGTGACGAAGCCAGCAGGATGAACGGTTAA
- the nuoL gene encoding NADH-quinone oxidoreductase subunit L — MLPALIPAIPFLGACILMLCWKRVSRTAVTVIGCGSVALSALVALAVAAAVAAAGKEPVVQHVWQWVQVPGFAAGIDFRMDALSVVFVLVITIVGFLIHVYATGYMQDDEDYGRFFACMNLFVGSMLVLVMADNLLLLYLGWEGVGLCSYLLIGFWYKDPANNYAARKAFIVTRVGDTAMAIALFLLFEHMGTLNIQRLLQEAPVLWAKGDPMVTLIALLLLGGAVGKSAQLPLQTWLPDAMAGPTPVSALIHAATMVTAGVYLIARMHVVFELSPAAQTATAVIGALTLLMAGVSALVQTDIKRVLAYSTISQIGYMFLALGCGAWSAAIFHFVTHAFFKALLFMGAGAVIVALHHEQDMFKMGGLKKLLPGVFWVFLIGCASLTAVPFVTAGFYSKDQIIWLSLAAAGGHKAYWLAGMLGALLTGMYTFRMFFLVFYGEAKTKVHHIPGPVMMVPLYILAVLSTVAGFIELPHTLGHVALFSHWLLPVLPAVQLATDSVALEWMSQLISAVLALGGIWLAYMWVIRRPQGMVDFLSMPGQVWLQGCWRRGWDMDALYDALIVQPFVYLSNVNRKDLIDKIYTGTAQLMEACHNLMARTQSGILRWYIMGVVLGAVAILSVLIWRLHMVS; from the coding sequence ATGCTGCCTGCACTCATACCTGCCATTCCTTTTCTCGGCGCATGTATACTCATGCTTTGCTGGAAACGTGTAAGCCGTACTGCCGTTACCGTGATCGGCTGCGGCAGCGTGGCGCTGTCGGCGTTAGTAGCGCTGGCAGTGGCGGCGGCGGTGGCTGCTGCCGGCAAAGAGCCGGTGGTGCAGCATGTATGGCAGTGGGTACAGGTGCCGGGCTTCGCTGCGGGCATCGATTTCCGCATGGATGCTTTGTCGGTGGTGTTTGTACTGGTGATTACCATTGTTGGCTTTTTAATTCATGTATATGCTACCGGTTACATGCAGGATGATGAAGACTATGGCCGTTTTTTCGCCTGCATGAACCTGTTTGTCGGCTCCATGCTGGTACTGGTGATGGCAGACAATCTCCTGTTATTATACCTCGGCTGGGAAGGCGTGGGGCTCTGCAGTTACCTGCTGATCGGCTTCTGGTATAAAGACCCTGCCAATAACTACGCGGCGCGCAAAGCCTTTATTGTGACCAGAGTAGGGGATACGGCGATGGCCATCGCCCTGTTCCTGCTGTTTGAGCACATGGGCACGCTCAATATACAGCGGCTGTTACAGGAGGCGCCGGTATTGTGGGCGAAGGGTGATCCGATGGTGACGCTGATCGCGTTGCTGTTGCTTGGCGGCGCCGTGGGCAAGTCGGCACAGCTGCCGCTGCAAACATGGCTGCCCGATGCCATGGCAGGCCCCACACCGGTGAGCGCACTGATACATGCCGCTACCATGGTGACGGCCGGCGTATACCTGATCGCACGTATGCATGTGGTCTTTGAACTGTCTCCCGCCGCACAAACGGCGACGGCGGTGATAGGCGCCCTCACGCTGCTGATGGCGGGCGTCAGCGCGCTGGTGCAGACAGACATCAAACGAGTGCTGGCTTATTCCACCATCAGCCAGATAGGATATATGTTCCTCGCACTGGGATGCGGCGCCTGGTCGGCCGCCATCTTCCATTTTGTGACGCATGCGTTTTTCAAAGCGTTGTTGTTCATGGGAGCGGGCGCGGTGATTGTGGCATTGCATCATGAGCAGGACATGTTTAAAATGGGCGGACTGAAAAAGCTGCTGCCCGGTGTTTTCTGGGTGTTCCTTATCGGTTGCGCATCGCTGACAGCCGTCCCTTTTGTTACGGCAGGTTTTTACAGCAAAGACCAGATCATCTGGCTGTCACTCGCGGCAGCCGGCGGGCATAAAGCCTATTGGCTGGCGGGTATGCTGGGGGCTTTGCTGACAGGCATGTACACTTTCCGTATGTTTTTCCTGGTCTTCTACGGGGAAGCCAAAACGAAAGTACATCATATACCCGGCCCCGTGATGATGGTGCCATTGTATATCCTCGCGGTATTGTCTACCGTTGCCGGGTTTATAGAACTGCCGCACACGCTGGGGCATGTGGCCCTGTTCAGCCACTGGTTGCTGCCGGTGTTGCCGGCGGTGCAGCTGGCAACAGACAGCGTGGCCCTGGAATGGATGTCGCAGCTAATATCGGCTGTGCTGGCGCTGGGGGGTATCTGGCTGGCTTATATGTGGGTGATCAGAAGGCCGCAGGGTATGGTGGACTTCCTCAGCATGCCGGGGCAGGTATGGCTGCAGGGCTGCTGGCGGCGCGGCTGGGACATGGACGCGCTGTATGACGCGCTGATCGTGCAACCATTTGTTTATCTCTCTAATGTCAATCGAAAAGACCTGATCGATAAAATATATACCGGAACGGCGCAACTGATGGAGGCTTGTCATAACCTGATGGCGCGTACGCAAAGCGGTATTCTCCGCTGGTATATCATGGGCGTGGTATTGGGCGCGGTAGCCATCCTGTCGGTATTGATATGGCGGCTGCATATGGTCTCCTAA